The window TGTCAATTGATTTTAAAGCAATTAATGAATGTGCAACAGGCACTCCAATATTTCGTGTAACAGTTGAATCCGTGAGGTCTCGTTGTAATCTTGAAACTGGTAATTTTGCACTTAAATGTTCAAAAAGTGAATTTGCAATACCAATATTTCCTTCTGCATTTTCAAAATCAATAGGATTAACTTTATGAGGCATAGCAGAAGAACCTACTTCATTCTTTTTAATTTTTTGTTTAAAATATCCTAAAGAAATATATGTCCACATATCACGACAAAGGTCTAAAAGTATGGTATTGATTCTTTTAAGATTATCAAAAAGTGCAGAAATATTATCGTAATGCTCAATTTGTGTTGTAAACTTTTGTCTTTGTAATCCAAGTTTGAACATAAAAGAATCGGCAAATTCCATCCAATCAATTTCGGGATATGCGACATAATGGGCATTAAAATTCCCTGATGCACCTCCAAATTTTGCTTTTGCAGAAATTGCCTTCAATAGTTTTGTTTGCTCTTCGAGCCTGTCAACAAACACCATTATTTCTTTTCCAAGTTTTGTAGGGCTGGCAGCTTGTCCGTGAGTTCTTGAAAGCATTGAAATGTCCTTCCATTCAACCGCTTTGTTTTTCAATAATTTCATAGTGTTAAACAAAAACGGGATATAATTTTTGTGAACTCCATCAAGAATTGACAAGGGAACAGCAGTATTATTTATGTCCTGAGATGTAAGTCCGAAATGAATAAATTCTTTAAAATCCGACCATTTGTTTTTATCAAAATATTCTTTCAAAAAATACTCAACAGCCTTTACATCATGGTTTGTAGTGGATTCTATTTCTTTTATTCTTTGAGCATCTTCCACAGAAAAATTCGAATAAATATCTCTCAATTTTTCAAAATCATTTGCATTAAATCCCTTTAGCTCAGGCAAAGGCAATTCACACAATTCTATGAAATACTCTACTTCAACATACACCCTATAACGAATAAGAGCATACTCGGAAAAATAATTTGACAATACTTTTGTCTTTTCGGCATATCTGCCGTCAATAGGTGAAATAGCTAATAAATTGAATTC is drawn from Bacteroidota bacterium and contains these coding sequences:
- the purB gene encoding adenylosuccinate lyase, with product MSEFNLLAISPIDGRYAEKTKVLSNYFSEYALIRYRVYVEVEYFIELCELPLPELKGFNANDFEKLRDIYSNFSVEDAQRIKEIESTTNHDVKAVEYFLKEYFDKNKWSDFKEFIHFGLTSQDINNTAVPLSILDGVHKNYIPFLFNTMKLLKNKAVEWKDISMLSRTHGQAASPTKLGKEIMVFVDRLEEQTKLLKAISAKAKFGGASGNFNAHYVAYPEIDWMEFADSFMFKLGLQRQKFTTQIEHYDNISALFDNLKRINTILLDLCRDMWTYISLGYFKQKIKKNEVGSSAMPHKVNPIDFENAEGNIGIANSLFEHLSAKLPVSRLQRDLTDSTVTRNIGVPVAHSLIALKSIDKGVEKLQLNKDIIDEDLENNWAVVAEAIQTILRKISYPNPYEALKELTRTNKGIDKSSIHKFINSLDISKETKEQLLKITPFNYTGKYPEFK